One genomic region from Sphingobacteriales bacterium encodes:
- a CDS encoding DUF4011 domain-containing protein, whose translation MADKTAMYSNTFLEKLLVRLKSGDARSIHLNALPGNFARLDVYDLATIEQSLHLSFLQQLLTKKSFRFSITVEPEAWKDKNEDHQKIIQRIIRRLNHLEYQDKEEFSEHGYSTFGFGYPLLIKRDPNHPERIIKAPLLIWYLSIDKDTRKNNTWIISRNEEHPLIFNELLQSHFEQQEQIKTDDLEALLEDDFLEEKQLNVFCKRLLEKMHIPFAADENIVTLLPGSNKEAIENCTKEKPWIRWSAIFGLYKMQKQPIIRDVENLLRKQSSIRNEETSNLQTANYFDGEVLTPIALDSSQENVLNQLSNRHNLIIQGPPGTGKSQTLTAIITQALLNKQKVLVVCEKRTAMEVLYNNLKSKNLEHLCAIIEDVYTDRKKMVEQVRAIIESNAPAVRFRSHDYEMLHGQFLSLKEEINFRINLTQTTVFGDDTWLELLCNSSILNSNPEVAAKADSLNKLLRSSDYQFSFEEYLSLKDKIIAAHHLYSTVHADAVIFEQLHSNLSDSAVDETQLFDSLTALFQLSGNLENTLQANLNTYQDDFNLLTGITHFKIAVLSVFLSSYRQIKEEKKSCLSVYTHIKLYSEVYPSFGVNFISTDNLEKMEILLPPLQHVRIQTEKLLQKQHLFSDYYQYRKYILQQDSNTQNILNAIATTGDTDWETIFTTYYLNQFILKTAMENNLKDDTQQLYNELGQKDVSLKQPICDKINHIWQENIHQLLQNADITELKYLYNQRKNKQFATRNSLRKIVHHDTDFFTTLFPVLMVNPSVCTSILPFQEDLFDFIILDEASQLRIEDTFSSLLRGKIKIISGDKHQMPPSNFFGSETIFWQEEESAQETESFLAESKSLLEYADDANYKNSYLDFHYRSLHPDLIQFSNHAFYQSRLIPMPEKEHYPALIYKNTEGTYTQGTNTKEASDIVTFIYQLQKTNGAYPSVGIATFNIFQRDLILDQLYEQAYAETQKNELLRELLDKGLFVKNLENIQGDERDIMLLSTTFGKDENGKFRQLFGPLSQEKGYQLLNVIITRAKHSLYVFTSIPETVFMNFEMELKQKGNQGKSIFYAYLAFVKAKHEHNEQQVQFILNQLQQNNTPLFNNKPTDTATPFKNRVYAALKEYFGEDVQQDYTFGGFTLDIILYKNKLPFLHIDFEKTGHYHPEVSYRTKLHRQKILAEYGILTYHLWSYHWWKNPASELEKIGRILS comes from the coding sequence GTGGCGGATAAGACTGCCATGTATTCAAACACCTTTTTAGAAAAGTTACTGGTTCGCCTGAAAAGCGGTGATGCAAGGAGTATACATCTCAATGCGCTGCCCGGGAATTTTGCGCGTTTGGATGTTTACGATCTGGCGACGATAGAGCAAAGCTTACATTTATCCTTCCTACAACAGCTGCTGACTAAAAAATCCTTCCGGTTTTCCATTACCGTTGAGCCGGAAGCCTGGAAAGATAAAAACGAAGACCATCAAAAAATCATTCAGCGTATCATCAGGCGTCTGAACCATCTGGAATATCAGGATAAGGAAGAGTTTTCAGAACACGGCTACAGCACCTTCGGATTCGGTTATCCGTTACTGATTAAACGTGACCCCAATCATCCGGAAAGAATCATCAAAGCTCCTTTGCTAATCTGGTATTTGTCCATTGATAAAGACACCCGAAAAAACAATACCTGGATCATTTCCCGGAATGAAGAGCATCCGCTCATCTTCAACGAACTGCTGCAATCCCATTTTGAACAGCAGGAGCAAATAAAAACCGATGACCTCGAAGCGCTCCTCGAAGATGATTTTTTGGAAGAGAAACAGTTGAATGTCTTTTGCAAACGATTGTTAGAAAAAATGCATATACCCTTTGCCGCGGATGAAAATATTGTCACGCTGCTGCCGGGTTCAAACAAAGAAGCGATTGAAAATTGTACCAAAGAAAAACCATGGATACGCTGGAGTGCGATATTCGGGCTTTATAAAATGCAGAAACAGCCCATCATCCGGGATGTGGAAAATCTGCTGCGCAAACAGTCCTCAATCAGGAATGAGGAAACAAGCAACCTACAGACAGCTAATTATTTTGACGGCGAAGTCCTTACACCCATAGCACTGGACTCCAGCCAGGAGAATGTATTGAATCAGTTAAGCAACAGACATAACCTGATTATCCAGGGTCCGCCGGGAACAGGTAAAAGCCAGACGCTCACGGCCATCATCACGCAGGCATTACTGAATAAACAGAAAGTGCTGGTCGTTTGTGAGAAACGCACGGCGATGGAAGTGCTGTACAATAATTTAAAATCAAAGAACCTGGAACATCTTTGCGCTATCATAGAAGATGTATATACTGACCGAAAAAAGATGGTAGAACAGGTTCGCGCCATCATTGAAAGCAATGCCCCTGCCGTACGGTTCAGGAGTCATGATTATGAAATGCTGCACGGACAATTTTTATCGCTAAAGGAAGAAATCAACTTCAGAATAAACTTAACCCAAACGACCGTATTCGGTGATGATACCTGGCTGGAATTACTCTGCAATAGCTCCATCCTGAATTCAAATCCTGAGGTAGCGGCCAAAGCAGACTCATTAAACAAACTACTTCGCAGCAGCGATTATCAATTTTCGTTTGAAGAATACCTTTCCCTGAAAGATAAAATTATTGCAGCTCATCATTTGTATTCAACCGTTCACGCAGATGCCGTTATCTTTGAACAACTCCATTCCAACCTATCTGACAGTGCTGTTGATGAAACGCAGCTATTTGACAGCCTGACCGCTCTCTTTCAACTCAGCGGCAATTTAGAAAACACGCTTCAAGCCAATCTTAATACATATCAGGATGATTTTAATTTACTGACCGGCATTACTCATTTCAAGATAGCTGTCCTGTCCGTCTTTTTATCTTCCTACAGGCAAATAAAAGAAGAGAAAAAGAGTTGTCTGTCAGTTTATACCCATATCAAGTTATATTCAGAGGTATATCCGTCCTTCGGAGTTAACTTCATTTCCACCGACAATCTGGAAAAAATGGAAATACTGCTTCCACCTTTACAGCATGTGAGAATTCAAACAGAAAAACTCCTGCAAAAGCAGCACTTATTCTCCGATTATTATCAATACCGGAAGTATATCCTCCAACAAGACTCCAACACTCAAAATATACTGAATGCAATAGCAACTACGGGCGATACGGATTGGGAAACCATTTTCACGACCTACTACCTGAATCAGTTTATCCTGAAAACGGCAATGGAGAATAACCTGAAAGATGACACGCAACAATTGTACAATGAGCTCGGACAAAAAGACGTATCACTAAAACAACCCATTTGTGATAAGATAAACCATATCTGGCAGGAGAACATCCATCAGCTGTTACAAAATGCAGACATCACCGAACTGAAGTATCTCTACAACCAGCGGAAGAACAAGCAATTCGCCACCCGGAACTCTCTCCGGAAAATCGTACATCACGATACTGATTTCTTTACTACGCTGTTTCCTGTTTTAATGGTAAACCCGTCGGTATGCACCTCCATTCTACCGTTTCAGGAGGATTTATTTGATTTTATAATTTTAGATGAAGCCAGCCAGCTGAGAATCGAAGATACCTTTTCTTCCCTATTAAGAGGAAAAATAAAAATCATCTCCGGAGACAAGCACCAGATGCCGCCCAGCAACTTCTTTGGCAGTGAAACCATTTTCTGGCAAGAAGAGGAATCAGCGCAAGAAACGGAAAGCTTCCTGGCGGAAAGCAAATCGCTCCTGGAGTATGCAGACGATGCCAACTATAAAAATTCCTACCTCGATTTTCATTACCGTTCACTGCATCCCGACCTGATACAATTCTCCAATCACGCTTTTTATCAATCCCGCCTGATACCTATGCCGGAGAAAGAACATTACCCTGCACTGATTTATAAAAACACAGAAGGAACCTACACACAAGGCACCAATACAAAAGAGGCATCTGATATCGTTACGTTCATCTATCAGCTTCAAAAGACAAACGGCGCATATCCCTCTGTCGGAATTGCCACGTTTAATATCTTCCAACGTGACTTAATTTTAGATCAACTGTATGAACAGGCGTATGCAGAAACACAGAAAAATGAACTATTGCGGGAACTATTGGACAAAGGGCTCTTTGTAAAAAATCTGGAAAACATCCAGGGAGATGAACGCGACATCATGCTACTTTCCACTACATTCGGTAAAGACGAGAACGGAAAATTCAGGCAGCTTTTCGGCCCGCTCTCTCAGGAAAAAGGTTATCAGCTGCTCAATGTCATCATTACAAGAGCGAAACATTCCCTGTATGTATTCACGTCCATTCCTGAAACCGTCTTTATGAATTTTGAAATGGAACTGAAACAAAAAGGCAATCAGGGAAAAAGTATCTTTTATGCCTACCTGGCTTTTGTGAAAGCAAAACATGAACACAATGAACAGCAGGTACAATTTATACTGAATCAGTTACAGCAAAACAATACGCCGCTTTTTAACAACAAACCAACCGATACAGCCACCCCCTTTAAGAATCGTGTATATGCCGCACTTAAAGAATATTTCGGGGAAGATGTTCAGCAGGATTATACATTTGGCGGTTTTACGCTCGACATTATTCTTTATAAAAACAAGCTCCCGTTTCTGCATATAGACTTTGAGAAAACCGGACACTACCATCCCGAAGTTTCCTACAGGACAAAACTGCACCGGCAAAAGATTCTGGCAGAGTATGGTATACTAACCTATCATTTATGGTCATACCACTGGTGGAAAAATCCGGCATCTGAACTGGAAAAAATAGGCCGCATCTTATCCTAA
- a CDS encoding acetyl-CoA C-acyltransferase, with amino-acid sequence MQEVFIVSMARTPVGSLSGALAGVNVIELGKTVVKAAMERAGVNGDQIDEVYLGNVLQANVGQAPAQQVSIAAGINTKTPCTTINKVCASGMKAIMLGAQSIMLGDNHVVVVGGMESMSNAPHYLPSGRTGIRYGNGEILDAIVRDGLQDPYKKYMMGNAGEVCAKHYSFTREDQDNYAIASYKRAQEAYANGYFKDEIVPVVIASRKGDVSVTEDEEYQKFDEGKVGALKPAFDKEGTITAINASKINDGASAMVLMSGDKVKELGIQPLAKIVSFADASQEPEWFTTTPSKAIPKALSKAGLKIEDVDFFEINEAFSVVALANMKEMNIAHEKVNVFGGAVALGHPIGNSGCRIVGTLISVLKQKNGKIGAAGICNGGGGASAIVVEKV; translated from the coding sequence ATGCAGGAAGTATTTATTGTATCGATGGCGAGAACGCCAGTAGGAAGTTTAAGCGGCGCGTTAGCGGGTGTTAACGTGATTGAACTTGGAAAGACAGTGGTGAAAGCTGCCATGGAGCGTGCTGGCGTGAACGGCGATCAGATAGACGAAGTATATCTGGGGAATGTGTTGCAGGCTAATGTCGGACAGGCACCGGCACAACAGGTTTCGATAGCGGCCGGAATCAACACCAAGACACCCTGCACTACCATCAACAAAGTGTGTGCTTCCGGTATGAAAGCGATTATGCTGGGGGCTCAATCGATTATGCTGGGTGACAACCACGTAGTGGTCGTCGGGGGCATGGAGAGTATGAGCAATGCTCCGCATTATCTGCCCAGCGGACGGACAGGTATCCGATATGGAAATGGAGAAATACTCGATGCCATCGTACGGGATGGTTTGCAGGATCCTTACAAAAAATATATGATGGGCAATGCCGGTGAGGTGTGTGCCAAACATTATTCTTTTACAAGAGAAGATCAGGATAATTATGCCATCGCATCTTATAAACGTGCCCAGGAAGCGTATGCAAACGGTTATTTCAAGGATGAAATAGTACCCGTAGTGATTGCTTCCAGAAAAGGGGATGTCTCCGTCACAGAAGATGAAGAATACCAGAAATTTGACGAAGGAAAAGTAGGCGCTTTAAAGCCTGCTTTTGATAAAGAAGGAACCATTACCGCCATTAATGCTTCTAAAATAAACGACGGAGCCAGTGCTATGGTGCTGATGAGCGGAGATAAAGTGAAGGAATTGGGTATTCAACCATTGGCGAAAATAGTTTCTTTCGCGGATGCATCTCAGGAACCGGAGTGGTTTACAACGACACCCTCTAAAGCGATTCCAAAAGCATTAAGCAAAGCAGGTTTAAAGATCGAAGACGTTGATTTCTTCGAAATCAACGAAGCCTTTTCCGTGGTGGCACTGGCCAATATGAAAGAGATGAACATTGCGCACGAGAAAGTGAATGTCTTTGGCGGTGCGGTGGCATTGGGACACCCGATAGGAAATTCAGGATGCAGGATAGTCGGAACCTTGATTTCCGTATTGAAACAAAAGAATGGAAAAATAGGCGCAGCCGGTATATGCAACGGTGGTGGCGGTGCGAGTGCCATTGTTGTGGAAAAGGTGTGA
- a CDS encoding endonuclease/exonuclease/phosphatase family protein: MKKYGMILIKIILAVAILFGMYVIGAILVAQLTDYKPKAEEAAEVLEPKEALPLLEKDTLVFYDWNIGYCGLGKESDFFYDGGKMVRPSRVLSEKNFKGFMETIAKWKADADFIHIQEMDRNSKRSYHTEQFQQAFETLGNFKAVFGKNYDVKYVPIPFFEPMGKVLGGIGTFYKYRDAEKPVKYAFPSNFSWPKGLFFLDRCFVKHRFNLKSGKQLIVINTHNSAYDGGTLKKQEMAYFKKYITEEYAKGNYVVVGGDWNQIPPGYQPLKEKSDYEEMPVPSDFIEKDWVFAFDKNVPTNRKVDFTYEPGKTYTTVIDFFLLSPNVELLEVKGEDMGFEYSDHQPVRMVCRLK, from the coding sequence ATGAAAAAATACGGCATGATACTCATTAAAATAATCCTTGCGGTGGCCATACTGTTCGGCATGTATGTAATAGGGGCGATTTTGGTTGCGCAGCTGACGGATTACAAACCGAAGGCGGAGGAAGCAGCGGAAGTGCTGGAACCTAAGGAAGCATTGCCGCTGCTGGAAAAAGATACGCTGGTGTTTTATGACTGGAATATCGGCTATTGCGGACTGGGAAAAGAATCCGATTTCTTTTACGATGGCGGGAAAATGGTGCGTCCTTCCCGGGTGTTATCCGAAAAGAATTTCAAAGGTTTTATGGAAACGATTGCAAAGTGGAAAGCAGATGCCGACTTTATCCATATTCAGGAGATGGACAGAAATTCCAAACGCAGTTATCATACCGAACAGTTTCAGCAGGCTTTTGAAACACTGGGGAATTTTAAAGCGGTCTTTGGCAAAAACTATGATGTGAAGTACGTACCCATTCCTTTCTTCGAGCCGATGGGAAAAGTACTGGGAGGTATAGGAACGTTTTACAAATACAGGGATGCGGAGAAACCGGTCAAGTATGCGTTCCCATCCAATTTCTCCTGGCCTAAAGGATTGTTTTTCCTGGACCGCTGTTTTGTGAAACATCGCTTCAACCTGAAGAGCGGCAAACAGCTCATTGTTATCAATACGCACAACTCCGCCTACGATGGCGGTACGCTGAAGAAACAGGAAATGGCCTATTTTAAAAAGTATATCACAGAAGAATATGCCAAAGGGAATTACGTCGTAGTCGGCGGTGACTGGAATCAGATTCCGCCCGGATATCAGCCATTGAAAGAAAAAAGCGATTATGAAGAGATGCCCGTTCCATCCGATTTTATTGAGAAAGACTGGGTCTTTGCATTTGACAAGAATGTTCCTACTAACCGCAAAGTTGATTTTACGTATGAACCCGGTAAAACCTATACAACTGTAATAGATTTTTTCCTGTTGTCTCCGAATGTGGAGCTGCTGGAAGTAAAAGGCGAGGATATGGGCTTTGAATATTCCGACCACCAGCCGGTGCGCATGGTATGCAGGCTGAAGTAA
- a CDS encoding arginine deiminase: MQINSEIQTLQKVIVHEPDMGIDHVSPEIAEELLYDDIVFLPRMIDEHYQFTETLRQLLGKENVIEFQSLLEDILKNDSVKEEMLEYIYEKEDLSLGKYEKLKQIEPEYLGQVLISGVHPDSEESIIKPLPNLVFTRDIGCVVNDHLIVSKANKSVRLRENFLNKFIAQYHPLFDSFKGKVIDFVTDENLEKDSDMSIEGGDVMLIHPRHLLIGESERTSLDAIFELKNYLFEHDVVDYVTVVEIPNERYCMHLDTIFTMISAETCVGFSPLMFEKNDKVDVITYSKDNKRAVLHPSLKELMKEIYPAMQFISCGNGVSPFQQREQWTDGCNFVSVKSGVAYCYERNIHTLKAFRENGFSIVSAKRVLSEAFTLEELNKTIITLSSAELSRARGGPHCMTFPISRI; the protein is encoded by the coding sequence ATGCAGATAAACTCAGAAATACAAACATTACAGAAGGTGATTGTTCACGAGCCGGATATGGGCATTGACCATGTGTCGCCGGAGATTGCGGAAGAATTGCTGTATGACGACATCGTTTTCCTGCCCCGTATGATTGATGAACATTACCAGTTCACCGAAACATTGAGGCAGCTTTTGGGTAAAGAGAATGTCATCGAGTTTCAATCTTTACTGGAAGATATTCTGAAAAACGATTCGGTAAAAGAAGAGATGCTCGAATATATCTATGAGAAGGAAGATTTGAGCCTGGGCAAATATGAAAAACTGAAACAGATAGAACCGGAATACCTCGGTCAGGTGCTGATTTCCGGCGTGCATCCGGATAGTGAGGAAAGCATCATCAAGCCGCTGCCTAATCTGGTATTCACCCGGGATATCGGCTGTGTGGTCAATGATCATCTGATTGTTTCCAAGGCCAATAAGTCCGTTCGGTTACGCGAAAATTTCCTGAACAAGTTTATCGCTCAATACCATCCGTTGTTTGACTCTTTCAAAGGTAAGGTGATTGACTTCGTGACGGATGAAAACCTGGAAAAGGATTCGGATATGTCCATTGAAGGCGGTGATGTCATGCTGATACATCCGCGGCATCTGCTGATAGGAGAGAGTGAACGCACGAGCCTGGACGCCATCTTTGAACTGAAAAATTATCTGTTTGAACACGATGTGGTGGATTATGTGACGGTGGTGGAAATTCCCAACGAACGCTACTGCATGCATCTGGACACCATTTTTACGATGATCAGTGCGGAGACCTGTGTCGGTTTTTCGCCGTTGATGTTCGAGAAAAATGACAAGGTGGATGTCATCACCTATTCTAAAGACAACAAGCGGGCGGTATTGCATCCATCGCTAAAGGAACTGATGAAAGAAATTTATCCTGCCATGCAGTTTATTTCCTGCGGCAATGGCGTATCGCCGTTTCAGCAGCGGGAACAATGGACAGACGGGTGTAATTTTGTGTCGGTTAAATCCGGAGTAGCCTATTGCTATGAGCGGAATATTCATACGCTGAAAGCGTTCCGGGAGAATGGATTTTCCATTGTGAGTGCCAAACGGGTGCTGTCGGAAGCGTTTACACTGGAAGAACTGAATAAAACCATCATCACGTTGTCTTCTGCCGAATTGTCACGTGCACGCGGAGGCCCGCACTGCATGACCTTTCCAATTTCCAGAATATAG
- a CDS encoding GMC family oxidoreductase: MKKSLSRRKFIGLSAAAGLASTLPLSGCSKAEVIPSVNDYEAIVIGSGFGASVSALRLTKAGKKTLMLEMGKEYDINPSKEVFTKTLNPDGRSFWLKRKTAAPVTTIQFDIPKYVGVLDKVSFPTSYMNIYRGTCLGGGSVVYGAMLPYAQPSMWNEYFPFVEYSEMTDKWYPKVKSILNFSEVPDDILNSKYYKYARVGLSHCEKAGMDKVMLNAGVDFTIIRGEMNGTEKKSSLGGELLYGSNNGYKNSLDRNYIPAAKATGNLTIETLHKVDFVKQLPDGRYEVNVLKINEQGDTEYTKIYTCKHLFVNAGVVGTMQILLKSKYLGGLVNLNDEVGKHWGNNGNVMAMRVLLNEETGADQCIVPVTAYGDLNNPVAPLLAEQAPFPIGMELKQLLTLAITKNPNRGYFKYNPATDNAELYFDSSQMELSRRAMGNFIDRLNAANGGSLDRLFYFNGKGFGDDFTYHPLGGAVLGLASDTYGRLKGYENLYCLDGSMMPGFSCCANPALTIAALAERAMENIIAEDFV; the protein is encoded by the coding sequence ATGAAAAAATCTCTTTCCAGAAGAAAGTTTATCGGACTTTCCGCTGCAGCAGGATTAGCCTCCACCCTACCATTATCGGGATGCAGTAAAGCAGAAGTGATTCCCAGTGTAAATGACTATGAAGCCATCGTCATTGGCTCCGGATTTGGTGCTTCAGTTTCCGCCTTGCGACTTACAAAAGCAGGAAAGAAAACGCTGATGCTGGAAATGGGCAAAGAATATGACATCAATCCATCCAAAGAGGTCTTTACAAAAACACTGAACCCGGACGGTCGTTCCTTTTGGTTAAAGAGAAAGACAGCAGCCCCTGTAACGACCATTCAGTTTGATATTCCGAAGTATGTAGGTGTGCTGGATAAAGTATCGTTTCCGACATCTTATATGAATATTTACAGGGGTACCTGTCTGGGTGGTGGTTCTGTCGTATATGGAGCGATGCTGCCGTATGCACAACCATCCATGTGGAATGAATATTTTCCTTTTGTCGAATACAGCGAAATGACAGACAAGTGGTATCCTAAAGTAAAAAGCATTTTAAATTTCAGCGAAGTACCCGATGACATCTTAAATTCAAAGTATTACAAGTATGCCCGCGTAGGCTTATCACATTGTGAAAAGGCCGGCATGGATAAAGTCATGCTGAATGCCGGTGTCGACTTTACTATCATTCGCGGGGAAATGAACGGCACGGAAAAAAAATCATCGTTAGGCGGTGAGTTGCTGTATGGTTCCAACAACGGCTATAAGAACAGCCTGGACAGGAATTATATTCCTGCTGCAAAAGCAACCGGCAATTTAACGATCGAAACCCTGCACAAAGTAGATTTTGTAAAACAACTGCCGGACGGACGCTATGAAGTGAACGTACTGAAGATAAATGAACAGGGCGATACGGAATACACCAAAATATATACCTGCAAACATCTGTTTGTGAATGCAGGCGTGGTGGGCACCATGCAGATACTCCTAAAATCAAAATATCTGGGAGGACTCGTGAATCTCAACGATGAAGTGGGTAAACACTGGGGCAATAACGGCAATGTGATGGCTATGAGAGTCCTGCTGAATGAAGAAACAGGCGCTGACCAGTGTATCGTTCCGGTAACGGCTTATGGAGATCTAAACAATCCCGTTGCACCGTTGCTGGCTGAACAGGCGCCATTTCCGATTGGAATGGAACTGAAACAGTTACTGACCCTTGCTATTACGAAGAATCCAAACCGGGGTTATTTTAAGTATAATCCTGCAACAGATAACGCCGAATTATATTTTGACAGCAGCCAGATGGAGTTATCCAGAAGAGCCATGGGTAACTTTATAGACCGACTGAATGCAGCCAACGGCGGCTCCCTGGATCGGTTGTTTTATTTTAACGGAAAAGGATTTGGGGATGATTTCACCTATCATCCGCTTGGTGGTGCCGTATTGGGCTTAGCAAGTGATACGTATGGTAGATTAAAGGGTTATGAAAATTTATATTGTTTAGACGGCTCCATGATGCCCGGCTTCTCCTGTTGTGCCAATCCTGCATTAACCATAGCTGCATTAGCGGAACGCGCCATGGAAAATATAATCGCTGAAGATTTTGTATAA
- a CDS encoding alpha/beta hydrolase has product MKNTVLKWKSNDGLDIFGQKWENETQPAKAVICLVHGFGEHSSRYEHVAQFFTDNHYAVIAYDHRGHGRSGGKRGHFPSYDEFMNDVENLNRQADIHFPSLPKILYGHSMGGNVVANFAMKRNPKVAGIVLSSPFFNTAFEPPAIKIAAGKFMRNLIPTFSLPSGLDVNAISRDKEVVKKYSNDPMVFDSISSKMGIELIEFGQEAVTNAAKLTLPALLFHGTADQLTSFDASKQFAANAGKNVTFIEYPGLYHECHNEPEKGQVLQNVLDWCNKLTG; this is encoded by the coding sequence ATGAAAAATACAGTATTAAAATGGAAATCGAACGACGGGCTGGATATTTTCGGGCAAAAATGGGAAAACGAAACCCAACCGGCAAAAGCGGTGATTTGCCTGGTGCATGGTTTCGGCGAACACAGTTCCCGATATGAACACGTTGCTCAGTTCTTTACGGATAACCACTATGCTGTGATTGCTTATGACCATCGGGGGCATGGACGCTCCGGAGGCAAAAGAGGACACTTCCCTTCCTATGATGAATTCATGAATGATGTGGAGAACCTGAACAGGCAGGCAGACATCCATTTTCCCAGCCTTCCGAAGATTTTATACGGACACAGTATGGGCGGAAACGTAGTGGCCAATTTCGCCATGAAGCGCAATCCGAAGGTGGCCGGCATCGTATTGTCTTCTCCGTTTTTCAATACCGCATTCGAACCACCTGCCATTAAAATCGCTGCCGGGAAGTTCATGCGCAACCTGATTCCGACCTTTTCCCTTCCTTCCGGATTAGATGTGAATGCCATTTCCAGAGATAAGGAAGTGGTGAAAAAATACAGCAACGACCCGATGGTGTTTGACAGCATTTCCTCCAAGATGGGCATCGAACTGATTGAATTCGGCCAGGAGGCGGTAACCAACGCCGCTAAACTGACATTGCCAGCGCTCTTGTTTCACGGCACTGCCGACCAGCTTACCTCCTTTGATGCCAGCAAACAATTTGCTGCCAACGCGGGAAAAAATGTAACCTTCATTGAATATCCGGGCTTGTACCACGAATGCCATAATGAGCCGGAAAAGGGACAGGTTCTGCAGAATGTGCTGGACTGGTGTAATAAATTGACCGGATAG
- a CDS encoding RNA-binding protein: MNIFVANIERKVTDEQLQELFSQHGEIASLKLIKDRDTGVSKGYAFVEMPNDDEAQKAIDALNEYELEGRALAVNEARPKTEYKKSSGGGGYKGGGGGYKGGGGGGYNKGGYGGGSDYKKRY; the protein is encoded by the coding sequence ATGAACATTTTTGTTGCAAACATTGAAAGAAAAGTGACTGACGAACAATTACAGGAATTGTTTTCTCAGCACGGAGAAATCGCATCTCTGAAATTAATCAAAGACAGAGACACAGGCGTCAGCAAAGGCTATGCATTCGTGGAAATGCCCAACGATGACGAAGCTCAAAAAGCTATCGATGCTTTAAATGAGTACGAACTGGAAGGCAGAGCATTAGCCGTAAACGAAGCTCGTCCTAAAACGGAGTACAAAAAATCAAGCGGCGGCGGCGGTTACAAAGGCGGCGGTGGCGGTTACAAAGGCGGCGGTGGCGGCGGCTATAACAAAGGCGGCTACGGCGGTGGCAGTGACTACAAAAAAAGGTATTAA